The genomic stretch TCTGATTCGGAATATGAACAGGCTACCGCTGATTATGTCTCGGCAGAAAATGACCTTAAGGCGGCACAGCAGTCAGTGGAAGCAGCCGAATATGTGGTGAAAAGCTCTCAGGCAAGTGTGGAGGAAGCCAACGAAAACCTGAGATTGACCAACGTGTTTGCACCCAATGATGGCGTAGTATCCAAACTCTTGGTAGAAAAAGGTGAAAGGGTAGTGGGTACACAGCAAATGGCCGGTACAGAAATGCTGCGCATAGCTGATCTCAGCGTAATGGAAGTTGTGGTCGATGTCAATGAAAATGATATTGTAAGAATATCCTTGGGTGATACGACGATCATTGAAGTTGACGCTTACTCGCATACAGGAGAGAAATTTACCGGAGTAGTTACTTCCATTGCCAATTCTGCCAATGAAAAAGCCACACAAGATGCCGTGACCGAATTTGAGGTGGAAATCAGGATCCTCAATGAGTCCTATGAAAAATTGATCACCAAGGAAAACAGGTATCCTTTCAGGCCTGGAATGACAGCCAGTGTGGAAATAATTACCGAAAAGAAAGCAGATGTTCTATCTGTTCCTTTGGCGGCAGTGACCACCAGGGATAATATCCGGGTGGATTCGACCAATGCGGAGAGCGACCTTCAGGAAATCATATTTATGTCCGATGGTAACAAAGCTACACTTACGCGTGTCAAAACCGGTATTTCAGATTTTGAAAATATCGAAATCAAAGAAGGAATCAAGGAGGGAGAAGAGTTGGTGGCAGGCCCGTACTTTGTCGTGAGTAAGCAGCTAAAAGATGGGGACTTGATCAAGAAAACCAATTGATCATTGTTATCTTATTATAAATAGAAAAGGCCTTGGAAAATTAACTTCCAAGGCCTTTTCTATTTATAACCTGAGCTTTAAAATACTGTTTTCTATTAAATTTTACTGGCGCCCGACTAAATTTCAAATATGATCAAAAACTGTTTTTAAATACAAATTTGAGGGTTTTTATTCCAATCCCTAAAATGATCCCCATCCCCTAAAGGGGAGCTTTAGAAAGTCCCCTTTAGGGGATTTAGGGATGAAAACAGTTGATTTTTTTCAATTGGACGATTGTTTTCTCGGACATCAGTAATAATATTTCATTAATCGAAAGGAGGTTTCTGAATTATGGTGAGTTCGGAGAGTCAACAACGGAAATAGGGGCCGAATGTCACTCGTGTTGACAAAAGTATCTCGCTTATAGTCCTGAAAGAGATTTCTCATGCCCTGAATAACACCATCGGAAATTGGTTAGCTAAATGATGTTTTCCGCCAGTAGGACGCTAGGTTCCACCGCTAAACCAAATTGACCATTTCGGTAGCTACTAAGGATTCCACTGGAACTAATGTATCAATCAGGCCGAGTTCTTTTAAAATATCCATTGTTTTTTCGAGGGTGGCTTTTTCCATTTCGGGTTTAGTAGCCCAGGAGGTTTGTTTTAGCCATTCCTGTATATCCGTTTCCTGAAGGTTGTAGGTTTTGCTTAGCAAAGCTGGCAATTGCGGTACGGCTTTAAGTGTCTTGGATTGGGCATATAGTTTTGAGAGCAGATCAGGAATGATGGCTGAGTGATCTTTTAGTAGTTTTTCATGAGCTACAATGACAAAGCAAGGCCAAGGAGTGGGGATTTCAGCTATTCTTCTGAAATGGCCAGCATCTACCAATGGCTTGGTTGTGAATTTTTCCCAAAGGAAACCTTTTGGTTGATGGTCTGCAAAGGCTTCTAAGGCCCCATCCATATTGCCTACTACGTCAAATTGGAGTGTCTCGGGATTCCAGTCATTCTTCTTGGCCAGTAGATACGTCATCAGATGCGAACCAGAACCATACCGGCTGATGAGGAAAGGGGCAGTTTGGAGGTCACTGATGGTTTGTGCTGAGGATTGAGCGGGTACATGGATTCCCCAATTGAGAGGGGAGAGGACGTGATATCCGATGATTTTTCCAGGATTTCCTTCTATTTTGTCTTTGATAAAGCTTTCTGTCAAAATGATGGCGATATCAGTCTTTTCTTCTTTGAGGGCTAAGTTCATGGCTCCTGATCCTTTGGACTCATCTTTCCATTCCAAGGTATAACCAGCATCGACCAACGGCTGCTCTTCAATAAGCTTAAGCCAAGGGAAATTAAAGTGTTCAGGGACACCTGTTATTTTGATTGTTTTCATTGCCCAAAGATAAAAAGCAAAATTAGAAATAGAACGGCGTGGAAATGATATTAACTGTCCGAACGGAGGAATTTGTCAATTTAATATTTCCAGAAATGAATATTCCGATGTGAACAAAAGCGAAGAGGGAATACAGGAGCACTTTTTTGATCATTTGCCAATATCTTCGTTCCATAAAGTAGGTTGGTCTCTGATAAATTGTGTCATAAGGGAAATGCACTGTTTGTCGTCCATAACGATAACTTCTACACCTCGAGAAGAGAGTAGCGCTTCCTCGCCTTTAAAGGTGACATTTTCACCAATGACGACTTTAGGTATTCCGTAAAGTAAAATAGCTCCAGTGCACATCGAGCATGGAGAAAGGGTGGTGTAAAGTGTGCTTTCTTGGTATACCTTAGCGGGCAATCTACCTGCATTCTCCAATGCATCCATTTCACCATGAAGTATAGCACTGCCTTTTTGCACTCTTCTGTTGTGCCCACGGCCGATGACCCTGTCCTCATGTACCAGTATGGAGCCAATGGGGATCCCTCCTTCTTGTAGTCCTTTTTTGGCTTCTTCGATTGCGGCTTGTAGGTGTTTGTCCATAAAGTCTATATTAAGCTTCTCGAATATACTGGTTTTAACTCGGATTATGTATGGGGAATTCCTGACGAATGTCGGGAAGAGCTGAAAAGGCACTAAAAACAGCTAGTTTGATGATTTCCAATGATGAAGCGTTAATGGTCCTTTTGGCGGAAGGGTGTATGTTAGTGAGAATAATTGGCTTCGTTCTTAGTTATTCGGTTATTTAATTTTCAGAATATTTTGAAAGTTAGAAAACATAGATTACATTTGAATTATGAATTACGAAGAAGCCAAGCAAAAATACATTCAGGCATGGGGCACTTTAGGTTCCAGTTGGGGAATTAACAGGACAATGGGACAAATTCATGCTTTGATGATGGTCTCAACAGAGCCATTGTCCACAGACCAGATCATGGAAGAGCTGAAGATATCAAGAGGAAATGCCAATATGAATATCAGGGCTTTGATGGATTGGGGATTGGTAGAAAAAGTATTGGTACCAGGTGATAGGAAAGAATACTTTAGTTCGGAGAAGGACGTGATGAGTTTGGCCGTACAGGTGGCGAAAGAGCGGAAAAGAAGAGAACTTGAGCCTATTTTAAAGGTGCTAAATGAAGTAAAGGGTGTAAAAGAGGATACCATGGAAGCCAGAGAATTTAAGGCGGTCACCACAGATTTGTTGGGTTTTGCCAGGCAATCCGAAACAGTGCTTGACATGTTTATTAACTCCAAAAAGAATTGGTTCTTTCGGTTGGTCACCAAAATAAAGGGCTAAAAAAATTTATCATTAATTTTCAATAATTACTGAAAATTCAATAATTAAAATCATGAATTATAACTTGCTTAGCTACCTGGTTTACTTGCCTTTTTCAGCCCTGTTGACTTGGTGGGTGGGAAAAGAGTTGTATTCAAACGGGCGTGATTTGCTAGAGGAAGTTTTAAGCAAGTATGCACTGGTCAATTGGCTTGATCCGGTCAATAAGAGTCTTTTGACAGGGTATTATCTGATCAATATCGGCTATGTCTTCAATGTAACCTATCAATGGGAGCCACTTTCAGTTCCCTACCATATGGTCAGCTCTTTGACCAGTCAATTTGGTAGCATTCTGTTCATCTTGGGTGCTTTACACATCGTGAATGTATTACTGCTGCTTTGGTTAAACTATAGAAAAACTTCATAAACATATATCATCATGGAAAATTTAAACATTGTTATTTATTTGGTGTATTTACCTGTGACTGTCCTTATGACGATTGTCACTGCTAAGGTACTGTTCAAAAACAGTAAAATTTTTATGTTGGAGATTTTTTTGGGGAGGGAAAAAATAGCCTTTTCGACAAACCGACTGTTTGAAATTGGTTTTTACCTACTGAATATTGGCGTAGCGCTGATGACTTTAAGGACTGGATCCATAGAAAACTCCCAGAGCATGGTAGAAACGTTAAGCCGGAAAGTAGGAGTGTTTTCCATTTATCTCGGTTTGATGTTGTTTTTGAATTTGTGGTTCTTTTTCCGGGGGAAGAAAAAGGCCAAACAAAATCCATTACCAACAACTTAAACTGATCGAAACATGAAAAAAATTGTCATCGCAGGAGGAACAGGCTTTTTAGGGAAAGCACTGATAGGTTATTTCTTGAAAGAAGGAGCTGAAATTACTGTCCTGACCCGGCAGCACAACCAAGATGGTAAGAGGATAAGGTACGTAAACTGGGATGGATGTACGCAATGGGAGTGGGCACAAGCGCTGAATGGAGCAGATGTGCTGATCAATCTATGTGGAAAGTCTGTAGACTGCCGGTATACGGATAAGAACAAAAAGGAGATTCTTCGTTCAAGGATAGACAGTACAAGGACTTTGGGGCAGGCAGTGGAGCGCTTGGAAAATCCGCCTTCAATCTGGATTAACGCTTCCTCTGCCACCATTTATCCCCATACAGAAGGGACTGCCAACACAGAAGAGAGTCAAGTAGGAAGTGATTTTTCAGAAACTGTGTGCAAGCTATGGGAGGAGGCATTTTTTAGTTATCGTTTTAGAGAAACTAGACAAATAGCCATTCGTTCTTCAATGGTTTTTGGTAGCAGTGGAAGTGTTTACCAAACAATGAGGCGATTGGCTCTCCTGGGCTTAGGTGGCCGGCAGGGAAGTGGTGATCAATATGTGAGTTGGTTACACATCGATGACTTTCTTGCTGCAATAGATTTTATGGTCGATAATCCGGCAATTGAAGGGGTGGTTAATCTCTGCTCCCCAAATCCGTGCAGAAATAGCGAATTTACCAGTGTGTTGAGACAATCCCTTGGGGCAAAGTGGTATTTTCCATTAAGAAAATGGATGGTTGAAATAGGCGCTTTTGTGATGCGGACAGAATCTGAACTTGTACTTAAAAGTCGAAGGGTGATACCAAAATTGCTTTTGGATTACGGATTTAAGTTTAAGTATTCCGATCCTGCAAAGGCTTTTAATGCACTCTCAAATGTGCAGAAAGGAAAATAATTACTTGTAGTTTCCGGCTTTTATTGGGGTTTATTGGTGAAAAATTGTAATGTAATAAACAATTATTGCTAGTTTTATGCAATCAATGCTAACCTCTTCTTTATTCCTTCAATGTAAAAATGGAATTTTCGCTTAGTTCCTATTCACTCTCTTTGCTGGTATTTGCAGTTGTCGTTCTGCTATTGGCCGTATTTCTCTTTACTCGATTGAGTAAGGATGTAAGGTGGTTTGGTGCGATGATGATAGCAGTGTCGATTTGGGCCGCCAGCGATGGGGTGATGGTGGGAATGGACCGTCTGGAAGCGATGCTGTTGGTCGTGGATTTCGAGTATATCGGCATCGCTTTGGTTCCCGTTTTTTGGTTGCTTTTTGTGCTGAAGTTTGTAGGGAAGGAAGCCTGGCTGAGTCCGAGGTGGGTTGCCTGTCAGTTTATTTTTCCGCTGATCTCCATGATCATGGTCTGGACCAATGACCTTCATCATCTCCATTATCAAAATGCCGAAATCGTGGAAATAAATGGACTGTTTGCCTTGCTTACTGCCAAAGGCCCTTGGTACATTATCCATACCAGCTATTTTTATCTTGCTATCGGTTATGGTGTTTACCTGTTGATCAGGAGGTGTTTTAGCACCAAGGGGATGTACCAAAAGCAGACATTGATCATACTTACTGGAACGATGGTACC from Echinicola soli encodes the following:
- a CDS encoding efflux RND transporter periplasmic adaptor subunit gives rise to the protein MAKKKSNKLIYILGGVAGVLILLILIGRSLGWVGGAAETEVEITKAAKKTIVEKVSASGVIEPETEVKLSPDVAGEIIELNINEGDSVKQNDLLVKIRPDNFISALDRTRANMNQQKANLAQSQAALKRSEAQFERAKLQYERNKSLYESNVISDSEYEQATADYVSAENDLKAAQQSVEAAEYVVKSSQASVEEANENLRLTNVFAPNDGVVSKLLVEKGERVVGTQQMAGTEMLRIADLSVMEVVVDVNENDIVRISLGDTTIIEVDAYSHTGEKFTGVVTSIANSANEKATQDAVTEFEVEIRILNESYEKLITKENRYPFRPGMTASVEIITEKKADVLSVPLAAVTTRDNIRVDSTNAESDLQEIIFMSDGNKATLTRVKTGISDFENIEIKEGIKEGEELVAGPYFVVSKQLKDGDLIKKTN
- a CDS encoding substrate-binding domain-containing protein, whose product is MKTIKITGVPEHFNFPWLKLIEEQPLVDAGYTLEWKDESKGSGAMNLALKEEKTDIAIILTESFIKDKIEGNPGKIIGYHVLSPLNWGIHVPAQSSAQTISDLQTAPFLISRYGSGSHLMTYLLAKKNDWNPETLQFDVVGNMDGALEAFADHQPKGFLWEKFTTKPLVDAGHFRRIAEIPTPWPCFVIVAHEKLLKDHSAIIPDLLSKLYAQSKTLKAVPQLPALLSKTYNLQETDIQEWLKQTSWATKPEMEKATLEKTMDILKELGLIDTLVPVESLVATEMVNLV
- a CDS encoding nucleoside deaminase codes for the protein MDKHLQAAIEEAKKGLQEGGIPIGSILVHEDRVIGRGHNRRVQKGSAILHGEMDALENAGRLPAKVYQESTLYTTLSPCSMCTGAILLYGIPKVVIGENVTFKGEEALLSSRGVEVIVMDDKQCISLMTQFIRDQPTLWNEDIGK
- a CDS encoding GbsR/MarR family transcriptional regulator, yielding MNYEEAKQKYIQAWGTLGSSWGINRTMGQIHALMMVSTEPLSTDQIMEELKISRGNANMNIRALMDWGLVEKVLVPGDRKEYFSSEKDVMSLAVQVAKERKRRELEPILKVLNEVKGVKEDTMEAREFKAVTTDLLGFARQSETVLDMFINSKKNWFFRLVTKIKG
- a CDS encoding TIGR01777 family oxidoreductase, which encodes MKKIVIAGGTGFLGKALIGYFLKEGAEITVLTRQHNQDGKRIRYVNWDGCTQWEWAQALNGADVLINLCGKSVDCRYTDKNKKEILRSRIDSTRTLGQAVERLENPPSIWINASSATIYPHTEGTANTEESQVGSDFSETVCKLWEEAFFSYRFRETRQIAIRSSMVFGSSGSVYQTMRRLALLGLGGRQGSGDQYVSWLHIDDFLAAIDFMVDNPAIEGVVNLCSPNPCRNSEFTSVLRQSLGAKWYFPLRKWMVEIGAFVMRTESELVLKSRRVIPKLLLDYGFKFKYSDPAKAFNALSNVQKGK